A portion of the Flavobacterium magnum genome contains these proteins:
- a CDS encoding DUF5916 domain-containing protein: protein MSKIHQVFLSLLLLTGVNVFAQKKILVARNTSEKITVDGKFTEAAWTTAPLAGDFVMFQPDNGKPIDSAKNTEVRILYDNDAVYIAATMHDDDPSKIRKEITQRDNVGTADIFGVFINGFNDGQQDFQFFVTASGVQLDRLATEDGAVSPDNFNQDFSWDGIWDSKVLITDFGWTVEMKIPYAALRFSKEKVQTWGLNFYRSIRRDRQHYTWSPIDSEIRSTRNQNGVLEGIENVKTSTRLFFIPYSSYYYENNESGSANKFKAGMDIKYGINDSFTLDAILIPDFGQTRFDNVILNLSPFEQQFSENRPFFTEGTDLFNKGALLYSRRIGGAPRFQPEDFDPVNETIANAPATVNLLNAVKVSGRTKKGLGIGVLNAVTERTYATVQNTATGEKREGVVEPLTNYNVLVLDQRFNQNSSVTLVNTNTLREGHYRDANVAGLLFDLNTKENSYNLSGDFKYSTIYSASQTDGFKTSLNFEKTSGKYRYTIFGKYLSADYDINDLGIAFQSDYHNIYADFSYRILNPTKVFNTFRTDVKSSLELENTTGKLQDNFINFSAEGNTRRNDYYRLLFQANPLESFDFYQPRISGRYSYIPRSITTLFVFSSNYNNTLAIDFNPSVKWYDEKGRRDYGFFFSPRYRINDKILLIYGFNYVRSMNDRGYVGHDPTNIYYAERNIKTITNELSGKLALNNKMTINLTARYYWSFSDNHDFFVLQNDGHLSPATLVSVLDENFNVWNFDLSYAWWFAPASQISILYRNNALDYRNDIRRGIGENLKNLFDNSLNNIFSVSFRYYIDYNSARKWF, encoded by the coding sequence ATGAGCAAAATTCACCAAGTATTCCTGTCGCTGTTGCTACTCACAGGCGTAAATGTTTTTGCTCAGAAAAAAATCCTCGTAGCCAGGAACACGTCCGAGAAAATAACCGTAGACGGCAAATTTACGGAGGCCGCCTGGACGACCGCCCCATTGGCCGGTGATTTCGTGATGTTCCAGCCTGATAATGGCAAGCCGATTGACAGCGCAAAGAATACTGAAGTCCGTATACTTTACGACAATGACGCCGTTTACATCGCCGCGACGATGCATGACGACGACCCTTCAAAGATCCGGAAAGAGATTACGCAGCGTGACAACGTGGGGACAGCAGATATTTTTGGGGTTTTCATCAACGGGTTCAATGACGGCCAGCAGGATTTCCAGTTTTTTGTGACCGCTTCGGGCGTGCAGCTCGACCGGCTGGCTACAGAAGACGGCGCCGTGTCGCCGGACAATTTCAACCAGGATTTTTCGTGGGACGGCATTTGGGACAGCAAGGTACTGATCACCGATTTTGGTTGGACTGTGGAAATGAAAATACCTTATGCGGCGCTTCGATTTTCGAAGGAGAAGGTCCAGACGTGGGGATTGAATTTTTACCGCAGCATCCGCCGCGACCGGCAGCATTATACGTGGAGCCCGATTGATTCTGAGATCCGCTCGACGCGCAACCAGAACGGCGTCCTGGAGGGCATTGAAAACGTCAAGACCTCCACGAGGCTGTTCTTCATCCCTTACTCTTCTTATTATTATGAAAACAACGAATCCGGATCGGCCAATAAATTCAAAGCCGGAATGGACATCAAATATGGCATCAACGATTCATTCACGCTGGATGCGATCCTGATACCCGATTTCGGTCAGACGCGCTTCGACAATGTCATACTGAACCTGAGTCCGTTTGAGCAGCAATTTTCCGAAAACCGCCCATTTTTTACCGAAGGCACCGACCTCTTCAATAAGGGAGCGCTTTTATATTCGAGACGCATCGGCGGCGCACCCCGGTTTCAGCCCGAAGACTTTGATCCCGTCAATGAAACGATTGCCAATGCGCCGGCAACGGTCAATTTGCTGAATGCTGTAAAAGTGTCGGGGCGGACAAAAAAAGGGCTTGGGATTGGCGTACTGAACGCGGTAACCGAGCGCACCTACGCCACGGTACAAAACACGGCTACGGGTGAAAAACGCGAGGGTGTGGTCGAGCCGCTTACAAACTACAATGTGCTGGTGCTTGACCAGCGGTTCAACCAAAACTCTTCGGTGACGCTTGTCAATACGAACACGCTGAGGGAAGGGCACTACCGCGATGCCAATGTTGCCGGCCTGCTTTTCGATCTTAACACAAAAGAGAATTCGTACAACTTGTCAGGCGATTTCAAATACAGCACGATTTACTCAGCGAGCCAAACTGACGGCTTCAAGACCTCGCTGAATTTTGAAAAGACCAGCGGCAAATACCGTTATACGATTTTCGGGAAATACCTTTCGGCAGATTATGACATCAACGACCTCGGCATCGCGTTCCAAAGCGATTACCACAATATATATGCCGACTTCAGTTACCGCATCCTCAATCCTACCAAGGTTTTCAATACTTTCCGGACTGACGTGAAATCGAGTCTCGAACTTGAAAACACGACCGGAAAGTTGCAGGATAATTTCATCAATTTTTCAGCGGAAGGCAACACGCGCCGCAATGATTATTACCGTCTGCTTTTCCAGGCAAATCCTTTGGAAAGCTTTGATTTTTATCAGCCTCGCATTTCGGGAAGGTATTCCTATATCCCGCGCAGCATCACGACGCTTTTCGTATTTTCTTCAAATTATAACAATACCCTTGCCATTGATTTCAATCCGTCTGTAAAGTGGTATGATGAGAAAGGCCGCCGCGACTATGGTTTCTTTTTCAGCCCGAGATACCGCATCAACGACAAGATTCTGCTGATTTACGGGTTTAATTACGTCCGATCGATGAACGACCGCGGCTACGTAGGACACGACCCCACGAACATTTATTATGCGGAAAGGAACATCAAAACAATCACCAATGAGTTGTCAGGGAAATTAGCGCTGAACAATAAAATGACCATTAACCTGACGGCAAGATATTACTGGTCCTTTTCAGACAACCATGATTTTTTTGTATTGCAGAATGATGGGCACCTGTCGCCTGCGACACTGGTTTCGGTGCTCGATGAGAATTTTAATGTATGGAATTTTGACCTTTCGTATGCCTGGTGGTTTGCGCCGGCCAGCCAGATTTCTATCCTATACCGGAACAACGCCCTGGATTACCGCAACGACATCCGGCGGGGAATCGGCGAAAACCTCAAAAACCTGTTTGACAACAGCCTCAACAACATCTTTTCGGTGAGCTTCCGCTACTACATCGATTACAACAGCGCGAGGAAGTGGTTTTAA
- a CDS encoding O-methyltransferase: protein MHFLSDDLEDYIEQHSEKEPELLARLHKETYQKVLLPRMLSGHFQGRVLSMLSKLARPKSILEVGTYTGYATLCLCEGLQQDGVVHTIDIKEELVDFQRRYFDASAWGNRIVQHLGAALDIIPEIDATFDLVFIDADKENYLNYYHMILPKMNQGGLILSDNVLWSGKVVQELQPNDLSTKVLLEYNALLRDDPRVETVLLPIRDGLTVSRVL, encoded by the coding sequence ATGCATTTCCTATCCGACGACCTTGAAGATTACATTGAACAGCATTCAGAGAAAGAGCCTGAACTGCTGGCAAGGCTTCATAAGGAAACCTATCAGAAAGTCTTGCTGCCCCGGATGCTCAGCGGGCATTTCCAGGGACGTGTGCTCAGTATGCTTTCGAAGCTGGCCCGGCCAAAATCGATACTCGAAGTCGGCACCTATACCGGATACGCTACGCTGTGCCTTTGCGAGGGATTGCAGCAGGACGGGGTCGTGCATACGATTGACATCAAGGAAGAACTGGTGGATTTTCAGCGCAGGTATTTTGATGCTTCGGCATGGGGAAACCGGATAGTGCAGCATCTGGGGGCAGCCTTGGATATCATTCCTGAAATCGACGCAACATTCGACCTCGTTTTCATCGATGCCGATAAAGAAAACTACCTCAATTATTATCATATGATCCTGCCGAAAATGAACCAGGGCGGCCTCATCCTTTCCGATAATGTGCTGTGGAGCGGCAAGGTGGTCCAGGAGCTGCAGCCGAACGACCTCAGCACTAAAGTCCTGCTGGAATACAATGCATTGCTGCGGGACGATCCGCGCGTGGAGACGGTGTTACTCCCGATAAGAGACGGCCTTACGGTAAGTCGGGTATTGTAA
- a CDS encoding M1 family metallopeptidase: MKNTGFTLSLLFFIGHALYSQDKPKNAVGHEDGSKFRQMYDVLATPNAYRTASGAPGPEYYQQQADYRISVELDDKKQQLFGTETITYTNNAREALDYLWVQLDQNQHAKTSQSPLAESQNPDNAISVNGFSKKYLQESFDGGFKIDYVHDVSGKSLPYTINATMMRVDLPKPLKHGEKFSFSVKWWYNINNYMVVGGRSGYEHFAKDGNNLYVLAQFYPRMAVYNDVEGWQNMQFWGGGEFALPFGNFEVDITVPADHIMEATGVLQNRAEVFTAEQLKRYQLAEKSFDKPVVVVTQAEATAKEPNFATAKKTWKFKAENVRDFGIATSRKLIYDAMAVKIGEKTVMAISVYPKEGNPLWEQYSTRAVAHTLKSYSKYTFDYPYPKAVSVNAQDQGMEYPMICWNFGRPEEDGTYSDGVKYGMLGVVIHEVGHNFFPMIVNSDERQWTWMDEGLNTFMEYLAEQSFDPNFPSRRGPARLIVPYMSGDQSGLVPIMTNSESIRQFGNNAYGKPAAGLNILRETIMGHELFDFAFRTYANRWKFKHPTPEDFFRTMEDASAVDLDWFFRGWFYTTDYNDIGIKEVKRYFVTEQMPKGFQEAKPEFSARKPKSAPGPKVYMVAEGSEDFRPELNKAFDYRDAKTLTAFIDANFSAEEKAKLADPKYFYHVTFEKPGGLVMPIIVEMTFDDGTTEIQTFPAQIWRMNDKEVSRMFATGKPVRKFTIDPKLETADTDLSNNTWPKETVKSKFD, translated from the coding sequence ATGAAGAATACCGGATTTACGCTCTCCCTGCTTTTTTTTATTGGCCATGCGCTCTATTCGCAGGACAAGCCCAAAAACGCTGTGGGCCACGAAGATGGAAGCAAGTTCCGTCAAATGTACGATGTGCTGGCGACACCTAATGCCTACCGCACGGCATCCGGGGCACCCGGACCTGAATATTATCAGCAACAGGCGGATTACAGGATCAGCGTCGAACTTGACGATAAAAAGCAACAACTGTTCGGAACAGAAACCATCACCTATACCAATAACGCTAGGGAAGCGCTGGATTACCTGTGGGTGCAGCTGGATCAGAACCAGCACGCGAAAACGTCGCAGTCCCCATTGGCTGAAAGCCAGAATCCTGACAACGCCATCAGCGTAAATGGGTTTTCGAAAAAATACCTTCAGGAATCATTCGATGGCGGATTTAAAATCGATTATGTACATGATGTGTCCGGAAAATCCCTTCCTTACACCATCAACGCGACAATGATGCGAGTTGATTTGCCCAAACCGCTGAAACATGGAGAAAAGTTTTCGTTTTCGGTGAAGTGGTGGTATAATATCAATAATTATATGGTCGTTGGTGGCCGATCAGGCTATGAGCATTTTGCCAAAGACGGAAATAATCTTTATGTATTGGCGCAATTCTACCCGCGCATGGCCGTATACAATGACGTGGAAGGCTGGCAGAATATGCAGTTCTGGGGTGGAGGCGAATTTGCGTTGCCCTTTGGCAACTTCGAAGTAGACATCACCGTGCCCGCCGACCACATTATGGAAGCTACGGGTGTACTTCAGAACAGGGCCGAAGTCTTTACCGCCGAACAGCTCAAGCGTTACCAATTGGCCGAAAAATCGTTTGACAAACCGGTAGTGGTCGTCACCCAGGCCGAAGCCACGGCGAAAGAGCCCAACTTTGCCACCGCCAAAAAAACATGGAAATTCAAAGCAGAGAATGTCCGTGATTTTGGGATTGCCACGTCGAGGAAACTGATTTACGATGCTATGGCGGTGAAAATCGGGGAGAAAACCGTGATGGCCATTTCGGTGTATCCCAAAGAGGGCAATCCGTTGTGGGAACAATACTCGACGCGGGCCGTGGCACACACCCTAAAAAGTTACTCGAAATACACGTTTGACTATCCTTATCCGAAAGCCGTTTCGGTAAATGCGCAGGATCAGGGCATGGAATACCCGATGATTTGCTGGAATTTTGGGCGCCCCGAAGAAGACGGCACCTATTCTGACGGCGTGAAGTATGGGATGCTGGGCGTCGTGATCCATGAGGTCGGGCACAACTTCTTCCCGATGATTGTCAATTCCGATGAGCGGCAGTGGACCTGGATGGACGAGGGCCTGAACACTTTTATGGAATACCTCGCGGAGCAATCGTTCGACCCGAATTTTCCGTCACGACGCGGACCCGCCAGGTTGATTGTGCCCTACATGAGCGGTGACCAGTCCGGGCTGGTGCCGATTATGACCAATTCGGAAAGCATCAGGCAATTCGGAAACAATGCATACGGAAAGCCTGCAGCGGGCCTGAATATACTTCGCGAAACAATCATGGGCCACGAACTTTTCGATTTTGCCTTTCGCACGTATGCAAACCGATGGAAATTCAAGCACCCGACGCCGGAGGATTTTTTCCGGACGATGGAAGACGCTTCCGCCGTCGACCTGGACTGGTTTTTCAGGGGATGGTTTTACACCACGGACTATAATGACATCGGTATAAAAGAGGTAAAACGGTATTTCGTGACCGAACAAATGCCAAAGGGTTTCCAGGAAGCCAAACCGGAGTTCAGTGCCCGCAAGCCAAAATCCGCTCCGGGTCCGAAAGTCTACATGGTTGCTGAGGGCAGCGAGGATTTCAGGCCCGAGCTCAACAAGGCGTTCGACTACAGGGACGCGAAAACATTGACAGCGTTTATCGACGCCAATTTTTCTGCTGAGGAAAAGGCAAAGCTCGCCGATCCAAAATATTTCTATCATGTCACCTTCGAGAAACCGGGCGGACTGGTCATGCCGATTATCGTTGAGATGACTTTTGACGACGGCACTACAGAGATACAGACCTTTCCTGCGCAGATCTGGAGGATGAACGATAAGGAAGTTTCCAGAATGTTCGCTACAGGAAAACCCGTAAGAAAATTTACCATCGATCCAAAGCTTGAAACCGCAGATACCGACCTGTCAAACAACACCTGGCCCAAGGAAACCGTCAAATCCAAGTTTGATTAA
- a CDS encoding Sec-independent protein translocase subunit TatA/TatB, which produces MFGIGGGEMFFIIFIALMLFGTDKLPEIARGLGKGIAQVKNATNDIKNEIRKGAEDHGFDHKSITKEVNDVKQGFNKMVEGHTPESPLNMNDVTSDITAEINKAKEAIDDIAGSGSIKRS; this is translated from the coding sequence ATGTTTGGAATAGGCGGCGGCGAAATGTTCTTCATTATCTTTATTGCACTGATGTTATTCGGTACCGATAAACTCCCGGAAATCGCGCGCGGTCTGGGCAAAGGTATAGCGCAGGTAAAAAACGCGACCAACGATATCAAGAATGAGATCAGGAAAGGCGCGGAAGATCATGGGTTCGACCATAAAAGCATCACCAAAGAAGTGAATGATGTAAAGCAGGGATTCAACAAGATGGTCGAAGGGCACACCCCGGAATCGCCGCTGAATATGAACGATGTGACTTCGGACATCACCGCTGAAATCAACAAAGCCAAGGAAGCGATTGACGATATCGCGGGATCCGGTTCGATCAAAAGATCATAG
- a CDS encoding phosphatase PAP2 family protein has protein sequence MLDEILSLDRRLFIYLNGFGSEKWDGFFLFLTDQLNWTPFFLFLFYLIFKKVGAKNTLIIMGFVALLILITDQTTNFFKYEFRRLRPSSDPQLNTLIYYVKGKTSKTFSFFSGHAANSMAAAVFIYTILKKHYRMMGLIFLWPLVFAYTRIYLGLHYPLDILCGYLCGLITSTLVLRLYFWAKGKYFSLD, from the coding sequence ATGCTCGACGAAATCCTGTCGCTGGACCGCCGGCTCTTCATTTACCTCAATGGATTTGGCTCCGAAAAATGGGACGGTTTTTTCTTATTCCTGACCGATCAGTTAAACTGGACGCCTTTCTTCCTGTTCCTCTTTTATCTTATTTTTAAAAAAGTCGGCGCGAAAAACACGTTAATTATCATGGGCTTTGTCGCCTTGCTGATCCTTATCACTGACCAGACGACCAATTTCTTCAAATACGAGTTTCGCCGCCTGCGACCCAGCAGTGACCCGCAACTCAATACACTCATCTATTACGTCAAGGGAAAAACCAGCAAGACCTTCAGTTTTTTCTCGGGCCACGCCGCCAATTCAATGGCAGCAGCGGTGTTTATCTATACCATCCTGAAAAAGCATTACCGTATGATGGGGCTGATTTTCTTATGGCCGCTGGTTTTTGCTTATACCCGCATTTACCTGGGGTTGCACTATCCACTCGATATTTTATGCGGATACCTTTGCGGCCTTATCACCAGCACGCTCGTACTGAGGCTGTATTTTTGGGCAAAGGGGAAGTATTTTTCGTTGGATTAA
- a CDS encoding GNAT family N-acetyltransferase has protein sequence MNTIRQITAEETYIVRQEVLRKGQPPESCRFDGDELPTTVHLGLFDNGMLAGIVTVLDHGNPVFGTGKAFQLRGMAVRTTHQMKGFGAALLSGAEAFVKTEGGTVVWFNARTTAVGFYEKAGYQKNGPAFEIGNVGPHYMMFKAIL, from the coding sequence ATGAATACGATCAGGCAGATTACCGCTGAAGAAACCTATATAGTGCGGCAGGAAGTGCTGCGAAAGGGCCAACCGCCTGAAAGCTGCCGTTTCGACGGAGACGAATTGCCCACAACGGTACACCTTGGGTTGTTCGACAACGGCATGCTGGCGGGAATCGTGACCGTGCTTGACCATGGGAACCCTGTTTTTGGGACGGGGAAAGCGTTCCAGCTTCGCGGCATGGCTGTGCGGACGACACATCAAATGAAGGGTTTTGGCGCGGCACTGTTATCGGGTGCGGAAGCGTTTGTCAAAACCGAAGGCGGCACCGTCGTCTGGTTTAACGCACGCACCACTGCAGTGGGATTTTACGAAAAAGCAGGCTATCAAAAGAACGGCCCGGCGTTTGAGATCGGGAACGTCGGGCCGCATTATATGATGTTTAAAGCCATTTTATGA
- the pepE gene encoding dipeptidase PepE codes for MKNLIIASTSTLHGSGYLEYIMPELETHFAHCQMIVFIPYARPGGITHDEYTEKVAQTFARIGKEVVGLHTFENPAESIKNAEAVFTGGGNTFLLVSELYRYGVMEPLAEALTNGTPYLGSSAGSNITGLTMQTTNDMPIVYPPSFRTLGMIPFNLNPHYIDADGQSKHMGETRETRIKEFHAFNAVPVLGLREGSWIEVKGERITLKGELSARLFRQGLDAVELETGCDLGFVR; via the coding sequence ATGAAAAACCTGATTATTGCAAGCACATCCACCCTGCACGGCAGTGGCTACCTTGAGTATATTATGCCTGAACTGGAGACGCATTTTGCCCACTGCCAAATGATCGTTTTCATACCGTATGCGCGACCGGGCGGCATCACCCATGACGAGTACACTGAAAAAGTGGCGCAGACGTTTGCCCGCATCGGGAAGGAAGTCGTTGGACTGCATACATTTGAAAATCCCGCAGAATCCATCAAAAACGCAGAGGCCGTATTTACTGGAGGCGGCAACACGTTCCTGCTGGTTTCGGAACTGTACCGATACGGTGTGATGGAGCCACTTGCCGAGGCGCTGACAAACGGCACGCCATACCTGGGGAGCAGCGCGGGGAGCAACATCACCGGCCTGACTATGCAGACCACGAACGATATGCCGATCGTTTACCCGCCAAGCTTCAGGACATTGGGAATGATCCCGTTCAACCTGAATCCGCATTATATCGATGCAGACGGACAGTCAAAACATATGGGCGAAACGCGTGAAACAAGGATTAAGGAATTTCATGCTTTTAACGCGGTACCGGTTTTGGGCCTGCGTGAAGGCAGCTGGATTGAGGTCAAAGGGGAGCGGATTACGTTGAAAGGTGAATTATCGGCGCGGCTTTTCCGCCAGGGACTGGACGCTGTGGAACTCGAAACGGGTTGCGATTTAGGATTTGTGCGCTAA
- a CDS encoding DUF6702 family protein — protein MKKAATYLLIFVVLSGFSAHKFYVSIYQVHVAAEKKRIEITARIFMDDLNNAVGKHFNKKTHIGEKNEVPDDVELLRKYLAEKFVVRVNGQKKALTYLSKELEANVVICYFRIADVTKANQIDIYNAALMELNDTQQNIIQYSNGDEKQSLLLTAGNASGVFK, from the coding sequence ATGAAGAAGGCCGCCACGTATCTGCTTATTTTCGTTGTCCTGTCGGGATTTTCCGCACATAAATTCTACGTTTCAATCTACCAGGTTCATGTAGCTGCAGAGAAGAAACGAATTGAGATCACTGCACGCATTTTTATGGATGACCTGAACAATGCCGTGGGAAAACACTTCAATAAGAAAACCCATATCGGAGAGAAAAACGAAGTGCCCGATGATGTTGAACTGCTCAGGAAATACCTTGCCGAAAAGTTCGTTGTCAGGGTCAACGGCCAGAAGAAAGCCCTGACGTACCTGAGCAAAGAGCTGGAGGCGAATGTCGTGATTTGCTATTTCAGGATTGCGGACGTAACAAAAGCCAATCAAATCGACATATACAACGCCGCGCTGATGGAGCTCAACGATACCCAGCAAAACATCATCCAATACAGTAATGGAGATGAAAAGCAAAGCCTGCTGCTGACGGCGGGTAATGCCTCAGGCGTTTTTAAATAA
- a CDS encoding murein L,D-transpeptidase catalytic domain family protein, translating to MVYRISAVIIFVLTSFSPIEKTAVKKVSAIATVPAATAFETEASTVYNSLNANHFALPDITSFAQGLQAFYELKASGALKKDILTLIDFSKSSNTKRLWVIDMATNTVLYQSLVAHGRNSGDEFANSFSNASESYKSSLGLYVTGEIYNGKHGASLKLDGMEKGVNSAARARGVVMHAADYVSESFIRNNHRLGRSQGCPALPAELTHDIIETIKNKSCLYIYHPSHTAATTAKVMAS from the coding sequence ATGGTATACAGAATATCGGCAGTCATTATTTTCGTTCTGACCAGCTTTTCCCCAATCGAAAAAACAGCAGTTAAAAAAGTTTCAGCAATCGCCACCGTCCCAGCCGCAACGGCATTTGAGACTGAAGCGTCAACGGTGTACAACAGCCTGAATGCAAACCATTTCGCGCTTCCTGATATCACAAGCTTCGCCCAGGGGCTTCAGGCCTTTTATGAATTAAAAGCATCAGGCGCATTGAAGAAAGATATCCTCACGCTGATTGATTTCAGCAAATCATCCAATACCAAACGTCTTTGGGTCATCGACATGGCAACCAATACCGTGCTGTACCAATCGTTGGTGGCGCATGGCAGGAACTCAGGCGACGAATTTGCAAACAGCTTTTCCAATGCGTCGGAATCGTATAAAAGCAGCCTCGGACTTTACGTTACCGGCGAGATTTACAACGGCAAGCACGGTGCCTCGCTCAAGCTGGATGGCATGGAAAAAGGCGTCAACAGCGCCGCACGTGCGCGGGGCGTCGTGATGCATGCAGCCGATTATGTATCGGAATCGTTCATCAGGAACAACCACCGCCTCGGGAGAAGCCAGGGTTGTCCGGCGCTGCCCGCTGAGCTCACACACGATATTATTGAGACGATTAAGAACAAGTCGTGCCTCTACATTTACCATCCGTCGCATACTGCAGCCACTACGGCAAAGGTGATGGCATCATAA
- the gpmI gene encoding 2,3-bisphosphoglycerate-independent phosphoglycerate mutase: MNKKVILMILDGWGKSPDPKVSAPDNAKIPFIKNLLATYPTAELRTDGLNVGLPDGQMGNSEVGHMNLGAGRIIYQDLVKINLAVENKTFNKEKAVADAFHYAKEYDKDVHLLGLVSDGGVHSHINHLKGLIDAAHDYGLEKVFIHAFTDGRDVDPKSGTGFIGDIVNHVKGTSVKLASVIGRYYAMDRDKRWERVKQAYDLLVHAEGTHSQDAVKSIAENYAKNITDEFLPPIVMTNDHDEPLVTIKEGDVVIFFNFRTDRGRQLTEVLSQKDHPEENMHKMNLYYVTMTNYDDTFHNIYRIFDKDNITETLGEVLEKNNKKQIRIAETEKYPHVTFFFSGGQEAPFEGETRILRNSPKVATYDLQPEMSAFELADALVPELDKGEVDFVCLNFANGDMVGHTGVMEAAIRACEVVDQCVEKVVTAALKNNYTTIVIADHGNCETMINPDGSPNTAHTTNPVPIILVDPELKHINSGILGDIAPTILELMGIGKPEAMTRHSLL; this comes from the coding sequence ATGAACAAGAAAGTCATTCTGATGATCCTGGACGGCTGGGGAAAATCCCCGGACCCTAAAGTTTCCGCCCCCGATAACGCAAAAATTCCCTTCATAAAAAACCTGCTTGCAACTTACCCGACGGCCGAATTGCGGACGGACGGACTCAACGTAGGGCTCCCTGACGGGCAAATGGGAAATTCGGAAGTCGGACACATGAACCTGGGTGCCGGAAGAATCATCTACCAGGATCTTGTGAAAATTAACCTTGCCGTCGAAAATAAGACGTTCAACAAGGAAAAGGCTGTCGCCGACGCGTTCCATTATGCAAAGGAATATGATAAGGATGTGCATTTGCTGGGACTGGTTTCCGACGGCGGCGTCCATTCACACATCAACCATTTGAAAGGGCTGATTGACGCGGCGCATGATTACGGACTGGAGAAGGTTTTTATTCATGCGTTTACCGATGGGCGCGACGTGGACCCAAAATCGGGCACGGGTTTTATCGGCGACATTGTGAACCATGTAAAAGGCACATCGGTAAAGCTGGCCTCCGTGATTGGGCGCTACTATGCCATGGATCGTGACAAGCGCTGGGAACGGGTGAAACAGGCGTATGATTTATTGGTCCATGCCGAAGGCACGCATTCGCAGGATGCCGTGAAAAGCATCGCTGAAAATTATGCGAAAAACATCACAGATGAATTCCTTCCGCCGATTGTCATGACCAATGACCATGATGAGCCGCTCGTCACAATCAAGGAAGGTGATGTGGTGATTTTCTTCAACTTCAGGACCGACCGCGGAAGGCAACTCACGGAAGTACTTTCACAAAAGGACCATCCTGAGGAAAACATGCACAAGATGAACCTGTATTATGTGACGATGACCAATTATGATGATACGTTTCATAACATTTACAGGATTTTCGACAAGGACAATATTACCGAAACCCTTGGGGAAGTTTTGGAAAAAAACAACAAAAAGCAAATCAGGATAGCCGAAACCGAAAAATATCCGCACGTGACGTTTTTCTTCTCCGGCGGCCAGGAGGCGCCATTTGAAGGCGAAACCAGAATTTTAAGGAACTCCCCTAAAGTCGCGACCTATGACCTGCAGCCTGAGATGAGCGCTTTTGAGCTCGCAGATGCCCTGGTGCCTGAACTCGATAAAGGCGAAGTTGACTTTGTGTGCCTGAACTTTGCCAATGGCGACATGGTAGGGCATACTGGCGTGATGGAAGCCGCAATCAGGGCGTGCGAAGTGGTGGATCAATGTGTGGAAAAAGTCGTAACGGCTGCCTTGAAAAACAATTACACCACCATTGTCATCGCCGATCACGGCAATTGCGAAACGATGATCAATCCTGATGGGAGTCCGAATACAGCGCACACGACCAATCCCGTGCCGATCATCCTTGTGGATCCGGAACTGAAACACATCAACAGCGGCATTCTGGGCGATATTGCACCCACCATACTTGAGCTCATGGGCATCGGGAAACCCGAAGCGATGACAAGACATTCGCTTTTGTAA